In the genome of Chiroxiphia lanceolata isolate bChiLan1 chromosome 20, bChiLan1.pri, whole genome shotgun sequence, the window GAATTACTGCTGAATGACCCTGGATTTcacaaagaaacacttttttacaGAAAATCCATAATAAACTCTTAAGAAGTGCTCTGGTTTGAGACTGAGGACCTGAGGTGTTTTGCATTgagtttaattttctctgtttttacaaaagcttgtttcttttcataataTGCAGCTTCATTAATAAATGTTGGATAGACTGTGCAGTTCCCTTGATATGGAATTACTTTTCCATCAAGAGTCAAAAACAGAGGATCACCGTTGTTCAGTGGCTGCCAGTCTTGATCcttagggaaagaaaataaataggatATATTTACTTTCAAGTTTTTATATATTCTGTAATTCCTGAGTTTATGCTCAATAATTATAATTTCTGCAGTTTGTGACAAAAGCTTTTAGAAGAATTCCTTTTAATCTGCAGCTGGTAATTTTAGGTGTCTGGCCCTCATTTTCAGGCTGGTAGAGAATTCAGTGGTAGAGGTGAACTAGAAGGAAACTGCAGATGCTCACAATTGattaaatatattctaaaacattttagaattcaaaattagatttatattttaaaatataagctATCatattgtctttttctttccagttttagGTTCATAACTCATTTTAGATTCAGTGATTCCCAAGTCAGTCCCTGAAACAGTGATGACCTTAGTGAACCATAGGGAATGTCTGCAGTATTCAATGAACCCATTGGGAATATtggcattttaaatatttattactaaaaTACACAACAATGTAGCAGGAGCAACACAAGAATACGTAGAAAATGTCAGAAACAGAAACTATTCTAGCATTTACCTGCAGTTTAGGGTGAATAATAGCAATAATTTCATCATTCTTATTCCTGGGATAATCTACTTTctccattattttaaaaacctcgATTGTACACGGCGGAAATTCCTTTCCTGGAAAGAATGAATGCAATTTAATGTCAAAATGAACAACTGCCTGTTAAAAAGAACAATACattatttattctctttagAATGGCTCAAACCATTGGGTTGTCCCCTCAAAGTGAGTTGCAAAATGAAGATCCAGTCACATATTGTAGCATATGAAGCCCAGGCCTAaatttgctgctgaaatgtGACTTTTCCCTGTATAGTTAAAAAGATCTATTTTGTAGACTGAGAAATCAATGAGAGGCCTGTGTTTGCTaatgctgcacagcacagaatgGTATCAGTGGTATTTAATCTTTACCATTCCAGCACAATAATGGAAATTCTGACATGCAAAACTGCATTATGTTCCTTctacttccaaaaaaaaaaccaaacccccacTGATAAAATGTActctgaaagaattttaaatacctATTTTGTCAGGATGTATTTTAAATAGTACCCTGGTCTGACCAAATCTTACCAAATGTATTGAGTTTAATTTTAGAGAGCAGttctctccctgtccctttGTACCTGTTTAAGGGTAAAAATGTTGTAGCCCAGCCTATTTTAAATATTCCCTTAAAACAGCCCACTGACATGACACAGGAGGTTGTAATCTCTCATTACCTTCATTAAAAAGCTGCACAAAATCAAGGCCATGTTTGACAATCTTCCTCATTTTGTCCAAAATATCAGCTCTAGCAACACCTTGTGGCTGGGGCCCCACCTCGACACCTGTTTGCAGATGAGAGAGGTTATTAATGTTGCAATAATACATCACAGGCTTACACTGCACAGCAAAAATAGGTGTCTGATGGGTCAgtgtttaatgtttttaagaagAATTGTAAAGCACAGTTCTGTGAGATTTAAGGCAACAGATAATTTAGCTCACCAATCTGGGTCAGTTAAAGAATTGTATGTACATTTCTGAGTGTGCTATGAGGGTAAGAGAAAGAGCCAATATGTATTTGTTTCTCTTATTCTTTTCCTCATGCTTGTCTATTCATGCTGCATTTTAGAGAATTCATtgtttaataggaaaagcaaactagtgattatttttttgttatggttgtgattctgtaaatgaAAAAGTTAACCAATTCCATGCAGAACATCAGTTCCCCTTCCTTTATCACATCATCTCTTCCTGACTAACAAACAGTGTTTCAGCTTTATTTAGAGGACATAAACATTGATTTTCTGGTTCTGTtacttcctccttctcctcgtatattataaatattttctgcaaaaagtGAGTTAATTGAGTTTAAGAATTTCCATCTGGCTCCTGTATTTCACAAGCCAGAACTCTGATTGTGTAAATCAGAACTCTTCAGAAGAATGAATAATCATATAAATTCAATTCAATAAGCATATTGTCAAACAAACAACTACTGGTGATCATAACGCAGTGAAACGAACACATCTGGAAACAGCCACGTTTTAAATCATTTATGGTGGCTTAAAATAGTCTTTAGTTTTCATATTTACCGACAGGATGTTTTGCTACAGATCGAGTGGTTGCATATTTCAGGCTGGGATGTTCgatgagcagagcagggcagagttCTGGAGCCAAAGCCTTCTGTGGAGACGGTTTAAAGATGTCTTTGTTATGCAAATGGTTTAAAATGTTGTGCCACAAAAGATTACTGATGCAGAAGTGATTTACACAATGTCTTCAATATGTTGCCTTTATTTCGAGGCCCTCAAGGAAGTAGGACATCTTTAGAAAATGCACAAAGCTGTGTTTGTTGGTCTCAGTTCCATTAACTCGGGCCAGGCAGCTCCACTGAACCACAACTGAGCACAGTTCTAGTCTGAGActgccagcagagaaaaatcCCCTCAGCAGGGTTCCAAAACTTAGAACTGAAATACTCTAAAGCAGATTTCAactttgctttggttttattttggttttaagcGTTAGATTCTGTTATGAGGACACAGATTGTGAATTAAGTCTTATTTCAATCttcttttttgccatttttgctGGTTTAGACATCTTTCTTGATGACTGCCCCCCCATTGCCCTTCatgtaatttcagttttctgtagcTCCAAATATCTTAGAAAGATTTACATGGAATACATatcataagaaaaaattaaaatgttaaaatagaCCttgtttctaaggaaaaaaaaaattaaaattccacaCCTTTGGCCCAACCTGGATTCCATCAGTCATTGTCACTAGAATTCAACCAGCACTTTTGCAAACCTGACTCTATTAAAATTTATCAGCTTCAGGAACAGCAGAATCAAACAGATTCTAAAGCCATATCACTATTCCTATAAATACTCATGAAGGGAACATTTCTCATTACCCAGTTCCATTATTTTTTACATGtctttatttaatgaaattaatgtttaaCTATTTAGCATGTGTGACCCAAATTTATCCAAGTTCCTGACAGATCAGTGTGAAAGCAgattaaattacattaattttcataGATGTTATTCTAAGCATTCCTTTTTGCCCATCAGTCTTACTAATGCTCATTTTAATACATGAAGATTATTATGAtgatttaaaatctgaattactTGATATTATAATCAAATTATTAATTATCTCTGATTAAAAAAGCCCATCCTAtgagtaattaaatattttaaacagttttgcagaataaaaaatagtATATTTAAAGAAACTACAAAATAATATATAGTAATACAACATTACAACTAATAATCTATTTTAATAGTTCATTTAAATTAGTTTTACCTTGATATAATGAACCATTTGAATTGTAAAGTCATCCCTGGAGTTTTCAAGAATAAGGGTACCACCCATGTTAGAAGTGGTGTTGTGAAGGTCAAAAATAAGGTCATAGGCATCATCACTACCTTTTGGACCAAATATATGATTGATTTCCTGAGCCCTTCTCACTTCATATGGAATATCTTCCACCACTGGCCTGCTGTTAATATCAGCACAAAGAAATTAGTGAGCTCATTCCATGGCTTTACAGTCAACAAAACATGTGTAgccttttcttttgactttAATTCCATAATGGACTGGAGTTGAAATCACCTATTTAATTACCAAACTCTTAAAACTGGCTGAATTTGTGCTTGAAAAAAGCAAGTGGGATTGTTCCACAGGTGTTACTGTTATGTGTCTTGTGCAGAGGGGTGTTAGAATCATTCAGTCTGATTTTAGCTGGAGACAATTTACTTCTCTCATTTCTTTGCATCCCAAAATTTCCCTCATGCATAAAACCAACTAAAAGTTCATCAATATCTTGAAGCACTTCCAAGACTGGATCCACTTCCTACTGATGACTATTCAGACATCAGTCCATGATGTTTTGCCTTGGACATCACTCTCAAGGTCTTTtgtaacttgttttatttcttatcttCTTGTATTCTATGGCTTTCAGTCTCAAAGctcacagaatattttgctgCCTCAAATCTGTTCCTCCTGAGTTTTAATACTTGTGATTTCAGGTGACTCAGCCTGtattatgctttaaaaaaaaataggtctCAGCCTAAGGAAATGTCTGGGATCTGCTTCCAGTGTGTGTGAGGGCTCTGTAGGACACAGGACACATCCATCCTGGGTAATAACAGTGTATAAAGCTTCTGTGGCCTCAGACCTGGTCCCTGTGGACAGTAAATCTGGTTTGGATGACAGGCTTGGGACACCACCCGAGTACAGTCCAGACACACCTGCAGTGTTTTGCactaaattcagttttctttcccaaTACAGCTCGAGCTTTGTAAGATTTGAATTTTGTAAGAAATACTGGTATTATGTTGCataaagaaaggtttttttgtgaaatgcTAACAAAACACCTTACTAATTGCATGGGTATTTAAGCATCACAGGAGGTTGCTGAGGAAAATTATGGGATCACCACTGCTGGATCATTAGAAATGGCAAGACATAATCTGCTAGGAATGTCTACATGCAGTTGATCCACTGGTGTGATGGAGGTGGATTAGATTTTTTACGTGAGCCCCTAAAGctcctttttctatttctgcctCTATGTATCACATAATCTACCTTTGTATTCTTTAGTTCTGTCTTTGGAATTTGAGGTTTCTTCACATAAGACTCTTAAATTTATGCTTCTTATTGAAGCCAATGGGACTTACACCATTTACTTGGAGTAGTATAAGGATTTCACTCTTcttattattttgtaaaatcttAATTTATAATCTTGAAGGTTCTACACTGAAAGGGATCACTCCAAATAGTCACAGTGCTTTAACAGGACCAGGCAACTTAATAGGATTTACTGAGgagtattatttaaaaaatgaagacaacCTGCAGGTGTCTTAATCTGctgttttttcaagtgttttatgttcaaagcagctgaaagcaaacaaaaccacttctggtttttgtatgtttttcctaaataaacaattaaaagaaTGACCTCAACGCTTATGTGTTAACATCTGTTTATCTCAGATATAAtaatcaacaaaaaaattctaagaTGAAGAGACAGCTGAAAAGGTGTGCAGGGTAAGAGTAACTATGTTTGCAAAATATATGCAATATGTATTTCCTTCGGTGGTATTCACCTTTACCATTAAAAGTGTTCTGAAACAGAATTACCTGGTTAGCATGCAACTATACCAGGAATAAGAATGTTTATACAGCAAAGTACACCTCTGGAATAGGTATCTCAAGAGCACAGAAACTTCAAATCCTATTCAAATTGTAAAATCACTTACTATTTTACAGTAATTACAGGTTGcatttcttctaaaataatGAGTCAGTTAAATTATTGAGATTTTTTGGCTATCCTTTTGCCATAGATTATTTCTAACTTAGCTAATTTCAAGTTTTCATCTGTTACTGTACATAAGTGGAATTAAATACAGTTCCCTGCTTTGTGTTCCATTCTTTCAGATACTCGGATGTCAACACTTAAATTGCTTTTATCTGCCATTTCCTGCAAGTGTAATTGTATTCAGAAGAGCTCCAAAGCTAAATTGCACAAGACAGTGAGAAATAATGACTTCGCAACCCAGAACTGTGATACTCCAATTCACACAAATACAGCTGATctaatactattttaaaatgctgtgtttaAGGTAATGTGTTGGCTCGAGAGTCATTCTGCCAGCAATAGGACTGAATCTGTTAACACTCGTGCAGTTCATTCTTTTTTGGGTTAAAGGTCAGTGATTTCAGTTATGTGACCGCACAGTTAAAGCAGCAGCGGAACTCGCGTTAACACTTTAATCtggaaaggatttttaaaactacagttttaaaagtaaaacaacagAAAGTCCAACTGTTCTTACCCAAGACTGTCAGGGTCGAAAAGCCGGTTGAGATCACAGTCAATGTATCTCGTGCACTTCTCCACAGCTCTGGGGTTGGTGAGAAATGGTTTCACTTCCATTCCAGGTCTTTGGATCTCAGCTCCGTTCTCttgccagtgcctgaccagTAACACCCCTGATAACTCATTGCCATGAGTTCCCCCGAAGATACCGACCCGTCTCACCGGAGGTTCAgcaagagcagaggaggaggaggaagtcaTGCTTTTCAGCAGCTCTGACAATTGCTGAAGgcaaaccagaaaataatgGTAAAGTAAAACGTTTccctccaaaaagaaaaaaaaagttcttttcagTAGGAGACTCTTTAAGCCTGTTTAGGTCAGATGGGAAAGAAAGTGAATGAACATTTCTCTAAGAGTTCTCGACTCCTGTTTTGAGGTGGGAGTTGCCAACCTgaccctcctccctcccaagGAGCCTCCCCTCCGGTTTCCGTATTTAGTAACGTCTCCAAGGCTGCTCATGGTACTGTTACACAGTTCAAAAGTTAACTTCTCCAGGAAACCTCTAATAATATATGCTATGTAGGTAAATCCTGTGCTAATGACAGTATAAAAGACTTCTTTAATGTAAACTTTAATAAGGCACTTATATATCTCTGACATTTCTGCACTGCAAACTACGTGTAACAAGTATTCTCATGTACATTTGGTTGCATAAATATTACACTATACAAGGGCAGAATAATTTAAAGGGAGCAAAACCAGTAGAATAAGAATCGTATCTTGGCTCTAGTCCTGCACAAAATGCTGAAACATCAAgtattttaatctaaaaaacCAAGAACAGCTGAGTTCCTCAAAGCATGTTGGGGCTTGTACGACCTTTTTCGTTTTAGAAATCTGAAGAACAGTGATTAGAAGGAACACGAGCTGAAATTACAGTGCAATTTATCCATGACTGACTTACCAAGCGTTCCTGGCTCCAGTTCTATCTCGGGATCTGCTAACACAGACCTCTAACACACTGAAACAACTTTGCCAGGGACAACCCTCTAACTTCTGCAGTCTCTTGCTAAAAAGGAAACAGATCTAGACCGCAATGGGACAATAGTTGTGttcttccccccaaaaaaacttAGTCAGCaacttttcttccatttccaaaAGCTTCCGAAAAGGCTTCTGAAACTTAAGCCAAAAAGCAGCTGTAACTTCCATCCTGAGGATCAAAGCATTTAGAATAAACGGtcttaataacagaaaaataagttttactGCTGTCAGTGACAGAAGTATTTGCAATTAGTATCTGACACGcaatataaacataaaaaaaaatgttacactGCAAGGGAATAAAGAATGTTTATTGAACAATTCCTTTTTATTAAGATTACACTCCAGTGACTGAGAGAGTGTTTGGCTAGTGCCTGGGAGAGGCTTTATAAGCCAGGCTGACAGACTGTAGGTCTAGGAAAAGCTAAACAGGATTTATCTAGACAAGTTCTGCCAGGAATATATTTCCTACAAAAGTTCCTCtctctgtttcagtttatgCATTCAGATTTGCTGAACCTTACAG includes:
- the ASPA gene encoding aspartoacylase isoform X1 gives rise to the protein MLNEQLSELLKSMTSSSSSALAEPPVRRVGIFGGTHGNELSGVLLVRHWQENGAEIQRPGMEVKPFLTNPRAVEKCTRYIDCDLNRLFDPDSLGRPVVEDIPYEVRRAQEINHIFGPKGSDDAYDLIFDLHNTTSNMGGTLILENSRDDFTIQMVHYIKKALAPELCPALLIEHPSLKYATTRSVAKHPVGVEVGPQPQGVARADILDKMRKIVKHGLDFVQLFNEGKEFPPCTIEVFKIMEKVDYPRNKNDEIIAIIHPKLQDQDWQPLNNGDPLFLTLDGKVIPYQGNCTVYPTFINEAAYYEKKQAFVKTEKIKLNAKHLRSSVSNQSTS
- the ASPA gene encoding aspartoacylase isoform X2; translation: MTSSSSSALAEPPVRRVGIFGGTHGNELSGVLLVRHWQENGAEIQRPGMEVKPFLTNPRAVEKCTRYIDCDLNRLFDPDSLGRPVVEDIPYEVRRAQEINHIFGPKGSDDAYDLIFDLHNTTSNMGGTLILENSRDDFTIQMVHYIKKALAPELCPALLIEHPSLKYATTRSVAKHPVGVEVGPQPQGVARADILDKMRKIVKHGLDFVQLFNEGKEFPPCTIEVFKIMEKVDYPRNKNDEIIAIIHPKLQDQDWQPLNNGDPLFLTLDGKVIPYQGNCTVYPTFINEAAYYEKKQAFVKTEKIKLNAKHLRSSVSNQSTS